The Shewanella zhangzhouensis genome has a window encoding:
- a CDS encoding methyl-accepting chemotaxis protein: MKIKVATRVIGGFSFVTLLLVILGGASLVTNNNLKDSTAIMQDLSMPALEATGHLSETLSEQQRLILKAFHSKNASAVPGLEKSFDQLSSGFNNQFSMLSGLLNNRDNFQGQLSGLKSSYQMLESNSKAMLKARFDSLSQQEELLKLREKLENSADDSSSNLFDLIDLESSQNQTEREIAAAAGAIDTTMTGIITTVYDLVAAEERSKYELIAKELDYMLGEVKTKMEYISRHGEGIIDADLVGTLNEDSTKVLKMLEGKDTLVTLKSRQIDSTQLASEKLTLVEKNAATVTEQMKRLAKDIETVTNDISNQALNDINNASLRTLILVVIAIVVAVVISFAVVSPLKRSLDEVNGALNVLASGDLTHKLDDTGHDEFAELSRNCNRLVDSLRSLIAGILDRSNQLAAAAEETSAITSQTTIGIQEQKSQVDQVATATTELSSSAHQVNMSADDALSQIKQADEETQHMRTIADENKRTILSLADEVAKASTVINKVHSDSASIGSILDVIRGIAEQTNLLALNAAIEAARAGEQGRGFAVVADEVRSLASRTQDSTREIQQMIEVLQQGTQQAVAVMQLGQNQAQSCVEKTEQANQALQTISHSVHKAYDAGTHIAQAAQEQNLVSQQVSEKLEHIAAISEETALGAEQTAKSSHEVARLAEELQSSVKEFRV, encoded by the coding sequence ATGAAAATCAAAGTCGCCACCAGAGTCATTGGCGGGTTCAGTTTTGTTACCCTTCTGTTGGTCATACTCGGTGGCGCCTCGCTGGTCACCAACAACAATCTCAAAGACAGCACCGCCATTATGCAGGACCTGAGTATGCCTGCACTGGAGGCCACAGGGCACCTTTCCGAAACCCTCAGCGAACAGCAACGGCTTATCCTCAAAGCTTTCCACAGCAAAAATGCTTCGGCCGTGCCTGGTCTTGAAAAGTCATTCGATCAACTCAGCAGTGGCTTCAACAACCAATTTTCCATGCTTTCCGGCCTGCTCAATAACCGGGATAACTTTCAGGGACAGCTTAGTGGCCTGAAGAGCAGTTATCAGATGCTGGAAAGCAACAGCAAGGCCATGCTTAAGGCCCGCTTTGACTCGCTCTCGCAGCAGGAAGAATTGCTTAAGTTGCGCGAGAAGCTGGAAAACAGCGCCGACGATTCCTCCTCCAATCTGTTCGATCTTATCGATTTGGAAAGCAGCCAAAACCAAACTGAGCGTGAGATTGCCGCAGCCGCCGGCGCCATAGATACCACCATGACGGGTATCATCACGACGGTTTACGATCTGGTCGCCGCCGAAGAGCGCAGCAAGTATGAGCTCATCGCCAAAGAGCTCGACTATATGCTTGGCGAAGTGAAAACCAAGATGGAGTACATCTCCCGCCACGGTGAAGGCATTATTGATGCCGACCTGGTCGGCACCCTCAATGAGGACAGCACTAAAGTGCTGAAAATGCTGGAAGGTAAGGACACCCTGGTCACCCTCAAATCCCGTCAGATTGACAGCACTCAGCTGGCCTCTGAAAAATTGACCCTGGTGGAAAAGAATGCGGCGACTGTGACAGAGCAGATGAAGCGTCTCGCTAAAGACATCGAAACAGTTACAAACGACATCAGTAATCAGGCCCTGAACGACATCAATAATGCCTCGCTCAGAACACTTATCCTGGTGGTGATTGCTATCGTTGTGGCCGTGGTCATCAGCTTTGCCGTGGTGAGCCCCCTGAAACGCTCATTGGATGAGGTGAACGGTGCCCTCAATGTGTTGGCCTCTGGCGACCTAACCCACAAGCTGGACGACACTGGCCACGATGAATTTGCCGAGCTGTCCCGCAACTGCAACCGTCTGGTCGACAGCCTGCGCAGCCTGATTGCCGGCATCCTCGACCGCTCGAATCAATTGGCTGCAGCCGCCGAAGAAACCTCTGCCATTACCTCGCAAACCACCATAGGTATTCAGGAGCAGAAGAGCCAGGTTGACCAGGTAGCAACGGCTACCACTGAGTTAAGCTCCAGTGCCCATCAGGTGAACATGAGTGCCGATGATGCCCTGAGCCAGATTAAGCAGGCTGACGAAGAAACTCAGCACATGCGCACCATCGCAGATGAAAACAAGCGCACCATTTTGTCGCTGGCAGATGAAGTGGCCAAGGCCAGCACGGTGATCAACAAGGTGCATTCTGACAGTGCCTCCATCGGCTCAATTCTGGATGTTATCCGGGGCATTGCCGAGCAAACCAATTTGCTGGCACTCAACGCCGCCATTGAAGCCGCCCGTGCGGGTGAGCAGGGACGTGGGTTTGCCGTGGTGGCCGATGAAGTTCGCAGCCTGGCATCGCGCACCCAGGACTCCACCCGTGAAATTCAGCAAATGATTGAAGTACTGCAGCAAGGCACTCAACAGGCCGTGGCCGTGATGCAGCTGGGTCAAAACCAGGCACAAAGCTGTGTGGAGAAAACCGAGCAAGCCAACCAGGCGCTGCAAACCATCAGCCACTCTGTGCATAAGGCCTATGATGCAGGCACTCACATTGCTCAGGCGGCACAGGAGCAGAACCTGGTCAGCCAGCAAGTGTCTGAGAAACTGGAGCACATTGCCGCCATCTCTGAAGAGACAGCCTTGGGTGCAGAGCAAACAGCCAAGTCCAGCCACGAGGTGGCCCGCCTTGCCGAAGAGCTGCAAAGCTCGGTGAAAGAGTTTAGAGTGTAA
- a CDS encoding DUF3718 domain-containing protein — protein sequence MRVLPLALAAAIAASFLPSPAMANTDPLVASICDYVKANDKNRLRKKLKESRVKLRNIYSGVNCDGMSLLRTAMGAGANDVGEFVAKRLSATELSATEADGMTIVAWAEANGHGGSPITAAVKERLSGGGEESDD from the coding sequence ATGCGTGTTTTGCCCCTGGCCCTTGCAGCTGCCATTGCTGCTTCTTTCCTCCCTTCACCCGCCATGGCAAATACAGATCCGTTGGTGGCGAGTATTTGTGACTATGTGAAAGCGAACGACAAGAATCGTCTTCGTAAAAAACTCAAGGAAAGCCGAGTAAAACTGCGCAACATCTATTCGGGTGTTAACTGTGATGGCATGAGCTTGCTGCGTACCGCCATGGGTGCCGGTGCCAATGATGTGGGTGAGTTTGTTGCCAAACGTCTGTCGGCTACAGAGCTGAGTGCTACCGAAGCTGATGGCATGACCATTGTGGCATGGGCCGAAGCAAACGGTCACGGCGGTAGCCCTATCACGGCTGCGGTGAAAGAGCGTCTGTCTGGCGGTGGTGAAGAGTCCGACGATTAA
- the folA gene encoding type 3 dihydrofolate reductase gives MRIAMIAAMANNRVIGKDNQMPWHLPEDLKHFKAMTLGKPVVMGRKTFESIGRPLPGRHNIVISRQSNYPHEGISLVSSFEEAVALAGDCEELVVIGGGQLYQKLISQADKLYLTEIALEVEGDTHFPAWDDGSWETVESTEHVSDKGLQYRFITLVKKC, from the coding sequence ATGCGTATCGCCATGATTGCCGCGATGGCCAATAACCGGGTGATAGGAAAAGATAACCAAATGCCCTGGCATTTGCCGGAAGATCTCAAGCATTTCAAAGCCATGACGCTGGGCAAACCCGTGGTGATGGGTCGTAAAACCTTTGAGTCCATAGGCCGTCCATTGCCTGGGCGTCACAATATTGTGATTTCACGCCAGAGCAACTATCCCCACGAAGGTATTAGTCTGGTGTCTTCATTTGAAGAGGCCGTGGCGCTGGCCGGTGATTGTGAGGAGTTGGTGGTTATCGGCGGTGGGCAACTCTATCAAAAGCTGATATCCCAGGCAGATAAGCTATATTTAACCGAGATAGCTTTGGAGGTTGAGGGGGATACCCACTTTCCAGCCTGGGATGATGGCAGCTGGGAAACGGTTGAATCCACAGAACATGTGTCAGACAAAGGCCTTCAATATCGCTTTATCACCTTGGTAAAAAAGTGTTAA
- a CDS encoding threonine/serine exporter family protein gives MNLALTLLNDAFFSAIPAVGFAMVFNVPKRFLPYCALAGALGHSFRTLILHFGLPIEWATFAAAALVGTVTIGFAKRHLAPPLLYAVAATIPMIPGTYAFNTVIALVQLTAQSQVSPELTGAVISNGLKTVFILGALSVGLALPSLLYFRTRPII, from the coding sequence GTGAATTTAGCGCTTACTCTGCTCAACGACGCTTTCTTTTCGGCCATTCCCGCCGTGGGCTTTGCCATGGTATTCAACGTGCCAAAGCGTTTTCTACCCTACTGTGCCCTCGCCGGCGCACTGGGGCACAGTTTCCGTACCCTAATTCTGCATTTCGGGTTACCCATTGAGTGGGCAACCTTTGCTGCGGCGGCCCTGGTGGGGACTGTGACCATAGGCTTTGCCAAACGTCATTTGGCGCCCCCCTTGCTTTATGCTGTGGCCGCCACTATCCCCATGATCCCGGGGACCTATGCCTTTAATACCGTGATTGCCCTGGTACAGCTGACAGCGCAATCTCAGGTCAGCCCAGAGCTGACCGGCGCCGTGATAAGTAATGGCCTGAAAACCGTCTTTATCCTCGGCGCCTTGTCAGTGGGCCTGGCGCTGCCGAGCCTGCTGTATTTTCGTACCCGCCCCATCATATAA
- a CDS encoding threonine/serine exporter family protein yields the protein MYADTQNDITRQVVRVAQLLLAYGAESDLVEEISQRLGRALGLASVELSISSNSLVLTSLVHGRCITTTRRIREHGINMRIVCELQRICLLAEKGLYGPNEVRKRVARITPKSYPAALVIPMIGLSCASFCHLFGGDWMSSIITFIAAAIGMSVRLSLARRHFNPLVIFSLTAFVTTAVAQLSYECPLTKTPELAMAASVLMLVPGFPMINAISDMVKGHMNVGISRWGHATLLTVASVIGITIAMQLGGKFL from the coding sequence GTGTACGCAGATACCCAGAATGACATAACCCGGCAGGTGGTGCGCGTTGCGCAGCTCCTGCTGGCCTATGGCGCAGAGTCTGATTTGGTCGAAGAAATCAGTCAGCGCCTGGGCAGGGCCCTTGGACTGGCCAGTGTCGAATTGTCCATCTCTTCAAATTCCCTCGTACTGACCAGCTTGGTACATGGCCGCTGTATCACCACCACCCGTCGTATTCGCGAGCACGGCATCAATATGCGGATTGTGTGCGAGTTGCAACGTATTTGCCTGCTAGCTGAGAAAGGCCTCTATGGCCCCAACGAAGTGAGAAAGCGGGTGGCCCGCATCACCCCCAAGAGTTACCCCGCCGCGCTGGTGATACCCATGATTGGTCTTTCCTGTGCCAGTTTTTGCCATCTGTTTGGCGGCGATTGGATGTCATCTATCATCACCTTTATCGCGGCGGCCATAGGCATGAGTGTGCGGCTGTCGCTGGCGCGCAGGCACTTTAACCCGCTGGTGATTTTTTCCCTGACCGCCTTTGTTACCACGGCGGTGGCACAACTCAGTTACGAGTGCCCACTGACCAAAACCCCTGAGCTTGCCATGGCGGCCAGTGTGCTGATGCTGGTGCCGGGGTTTCCGATGATTAACGCCATCTCCGACATGGTGAAGGGGCATATGAACGTGGGAATTTCACGCTGGGGACATGCCACCTTGTTAACGGTTGCCTCGGTGATAGGTATCACCATAGCGATGCAGTTGGGGGGCAAATTTCTGTGA